ACCCTGATGGAAGTGTTCCCGGACGAGTATCCGGTCACGGTCGTGCGGGCCGCGGGCGTATCAGGCATGGAGCGGATGGAAACCATTCCCTTGTACGAACTCGACCGCCTGGACTGGATTGACCATTTGACGACGGTGTTTGTGCCTGCTGGCGATGCGCATCTGCAGCGGCGTGATGCGTGGTACCCTGCGCGGCTGGTCGAGCGGCTGCGCAGGCCGGGCGGCTGCCCGTGGGACCGCAAGCAGACCCACGAATCGCTGCGGCCGTACGCGATTGAGGAGGCGTACGAGGTTGCGGATGCGATTGACCGGGGCGATCCCGATGCGCTTGCGGACGAATTAGGCGATTTGTATCTGCAAATCCTGCTCCATGCGCAAATCGCGAGTGAGGCGGGGGATTTTACGCTCCGCGACGTGTTTGAGAAGCTGTCGGACAAACTGATTCGACGGCACCCCCACGTCTTCGGCGAGGACGGGGGCACACGCGCTCGCTCCCCGGAGGAAGCGGAGGCGATTTGGGCCGAGCAGAAGGCCGCCGAGGCTGGCGGGTCTAGCCAAGGGGCAGCGCAGGCACACAGTGTGCTGGACGAGGTCCGCTGGGGGAAAAGCGCGTTCGCCGTCGCCAAAGCGCTGCAGGTCAAAGCGGCGGAGGTGGGGTTTGACTGGGACAAGCCGGAGGACGTGCTTGAGAAGCTGCGTGAGGAAGTGGAAGAGCTGGCGGATGAGGTGACGGCCGCCCAGCGCGACGAGGAGAAACTGACCGACGAGTTTGCCGACGTCCTGTTCACGGTTGTGAACCTTGCGCGCTGGTTAGAATTAGACATAGAAAAATCGTTGTCCGCCGCGAATCGCAAGTTTGCCCGCCGGTTTGCGTACGTGGAGTCCCAGGTGAAAGCGTCCGGTCTGGCGTGGTCGGACGTGGACGTCAACACCCTGGAACGGTACTGGAACGATGCAAAAATCTCGAGAATCCCCGAACGATAGCAGGAATTCGCAGTAAGACCGAGAAATACATTGCTGACATCGCCACGAAGGGGGCATATATTCAGTGAACAAGATGGATTTGGTCAATAAGGTTGCGGAAAAGACTGGCCTGAAGAAGAGCCAGGCGGAACAAGCCGTCAACAGTGTGTTCAGCGCCATCGAAGAAGCGCTGTCTGCGGGTGAAAAGGTGCAGGTCATTGGTTTCGGAACTTTCGAAACCCGCAAGCGTTCCGCACGCTCCGGCCGCAATCCGCAAACGGGTGAGACCATCTCAATTCCGGAATCCGTGGTTCCGGCGTTTAAACCAGGCAACAAGCTGAAGGAAGTCATTCGTTAATTGCGTCTTGACAAGTTTTTAAAGTCTTCTCGGTTAATTAAGCGAAGAACCGTTGCGAAGGAGCTGTGTGACGCGGGACGTATCTCGGTGAACGGCCGGGTCGCGAAGGCGGGGACCGAGGTGCATGTCGGCGATGTGCTGACGGTGCGGTATGGACAGCGGGAGGTTTCCGTCCGCGTCGTTCAGCTGGTGGACAACCCGCGCAAAGAAGCTGCTTCGCAGCTCTATGAAGTGCTGAGCGGCGATGGGGATGTCATCGACGAAGCGTAAGTGTTTTGCATCGTTTGTCGAAAGAGGGGGAAACACCCCCTCTTTTGTCATGGATACGCAATTGTCATGGGTACGCGGCGGCTCGGCACCGTCCCTCCTTTGGTCTACGTCCTCAATCGGCATCATAGAATGAGTTGAGACACGGGACAGGTTGGGGGGAATCACGGATGTCGAGTGAGGCAAATCACGACATTCGGATAACGGGGCGCAAACAGGTGGAAGTGACCGGAATCTCGAGTGTGGAAAGTTTCGATGCCAGCGCGTTTGTACTGACAACAGCCGCGGGACCGCTGCACATTCAAGGGACCAACCTGCACATGAAGCACCTGGACCTGCAAGCGGGCGTCGTCGTCATTGAGGGCACGCTCGTCGCGCTGGAATACGCAGCCCAGCGCGGGAAGAAACGCCGGCTGGTTGGCCGAATCCTGCGGTGAGCGCGATGACGCAAATTCAGTCCGTGCTGGCGTTGGTCGCGGCCTCGTGGATTCTGGGCGCGGTATTCGACATCTACAATACGGTGACCGGTTCTTCCAGGTGGCTCAGGTGGCTTCGCCCTGCGCTGGATATTGCGTTCTGGGTGGCTGCGGCTGGCTTGGTGTGTTTTGTGATGTTCACCACGGACGACGGTCGCTTGCGGATTTACACGTTCCTGCTGCTCGCGGCGGGGTACCTGTTGTACCGCGTCTGGTTCCACGTTCGCGTGGTGCGGAGCGCGTTTCGGGTTGTGCGCGCGATTCGGGCGGTGTTCCTCGGCGTGAGCCGGCTGGTGTACCGCGTTGTGGTCTGGCCGGTCCTGGCCGTTTTGGGTCTTGCTGCACGTTTGCTGCACGCGGTCTACCGCGTTCTCTGCTGGGTGGAAGACGGGCTGTTTGTCCTGCTCTCGTTCTGGCTGAAGGTCATCGGATTTCTGTTTCGAGGGTGGGCTGCGCCGTCGAGATCGATGCGCAAAAAAATTGATGACCGCATGGAGGGGTTTTGGACGCTGGCGTCGAACTGGATAAGACGAGTGTCCAATCGGACCTGAAATCAGAAGACGGGAGTTGAGGCGGTTGTCAACTCGGACCGCTGCAACGTCAGCTGCCAATTCGCCGCACAGCACCTCCACGAGGTCCGTGAACCGGTGGTTTCGCATCCGTTACCTCGCCGTCGTGGTCATCGTAGCGTGGGCGGCGTACCGGCTTTGGCACGTCGAAATGCCGCAGCTGCGGGCCCTTCAGCACCAGCAGCAAACCCTGCAGACGAAACTGACCGCATTGCAGCAGCAGCAAACGCAATTGAAAACGCAGGTGAAAGAGTATCAGAGCAAGGCGTTCATCGCCCAATATGCAAGCCAAAACCTGCATTTGGTTCTGCCGGGACAAGTTCCGTTCACCATTCCCGCCAAACATTGAACACGGCCTGGTACAGCGCGTTCGCGCACATCCTGAAATTGGGTTTCGATTCAGGCCGAATGTTTGTTGCACGTGTCAGTGTTCTTCCGTATACTATGTAAAAGCACTTTCAATATCTGGGGAGGAAATTACGCTGCATGTCCATTGAAGTCGGCAGCAAGCTGGCGGGGAAAGTCACCGGTATCACCCACTTTGGCGCATTTGTCCTGCTGCCAGGAGGGGTCACGGGGCTTGTGCATATCTCCGAAATCTCAAACGAGTATGTGAAGGATATTCATGACCACTTAAAGGTCAACGATGAGGTGACCGTCAAGGTCATCAATGTCGACAAGGATGGGAAGATTGGCCTGTCCATTCGGCAGGCAGTAGATAATCCTCCCCCAAGACCGGCTCGAGGCGGCGGCGGTCGTCATGGCGGGCATGGAGGCCCGGGCCGACAAACCTTCGAAGACAAGCTGGTTCGATTCATGAAGGACAGCGACGAGCGTCTGCAGGCCCTGCGGCGGAGCGAATCCAAGCGCGGCGGGCGCGGCGGACGGCGGCATTAAGCCTCGTCGGTCTGCGGCCGGTCATACGCGGTGGAAACATGGGGCACGATTTCGTGCCCCTTTCGGGTCGTGATGGGCTGAGTACCATACCTCAATACCATACATAGGACATACATAGGAGCGTGTGTCCGCCTGTGGGGCATCCGCAAGAACTACGAAGGGAGACAACACAGACGAAGGACGAATTGTACTACCTCGAATACGAAACCAGTACAGGTGAACGGGTGCTGCTGTCTTTTGCTGATGAAGACGACCGGGATGGGTGCCACATCTCGCTGGATATGTACAAATCAAACCTGGGGCCTGTCGATGATGAGGTGCTGGGGCGCATCTTGGGGAAGTTCCACGGTGAAATTGTCACGGCTTCTTTATAAAATTCTTCATAAAACATCAGAAAATTGAGGCACCATCGTTGTTTTGTTCGCAGGCCGTCCGCTATAATGAAAACAGCATGCAATTGCATCCGGGTCAGATCATCCAGCCGAAGCATCGCGGCGTGATGCCGCTTGCGGCGCGTATGAGGTGAACGAGATGAATACCGAGCAATATCTTCACCCCTGGTTGATTGCTGTATTCCTTTTTTTGTTTGCGGTGATGTCGCTCATTGGCATGGTGCGCCTCATCAAGGCGCAGCGGCTCTTCGGTTCGGTCTTACTGCTCTTGTCCACGATTATCTTCGGATACAGCACTTACATTGCCGCATTCAAGGTTTGAAGGAACGCCTGGGGAGGGCTTGTCGGCGGTTTTGCACACCCGTTGTTCAGTGTTTGCCCGCAAAACAGGGCTCTTGCGCGTCTGGCGCCGGAGCCCTGTTTTACGTACATGGGTCTGAGGACGTCTTATTTTGCGATCCGGTATCGGAAGAATGCCTGGTTCAGCATCTGGATAGAACGCGCGTCATGATTCAGGAATGCACGCCGCAATTGGACACACAGCCACTGTGGCATGACCTCACCCCTTCTGCAGCATCAGGACGGTGACAGGGACGTTCACCCTCTCCAAAATTCTGTTGTAGTATCATACGCACGAAGCCGCACTCGGTGACTCATGCCCAGGGCTTACTTTGAACATTGGCCATCCGGCTGCACCAGGAGGGCCAGGTTACTCTGGACCTGAATCACGGGGACACCGGCCCGCGCAAGCAGTTCCGCGGCGTACGGGTCGGGGCGGTAGGCGGTTTCGTAATAGACCGTTTTGATCCCGGCCTGAATCAAGCTCTTGGTGCAATGGAGGCAGGGCAGGTGGGTGACGTACAGGTCCGCCCCTTCCGTCGCAATGCCGAACCGCGCGCACTGCAGCAGGGCATTCTGCTCCGCGTGAATGGCGCGCACGCAGTGCCCGTCGACCATTTTGCAGCCAACCTCCGTACAGTGCTCGTCACCGTGAATCGAGCCGTTGTATCCGCTGGCAATCATGCGTTTCTCGCGGACGATGACGCAGCCCACCGCGAGGCGGGCGCATGTCGAACGCGCCGCCATCACCCGACTTTGTGATGCAAAGAATTCATGCCACGACATTCTTGTCGAATGCCGCGAATGTTCGGAAGTTGCCATTTCACAGGCCTCCTCAGCCGAAACGTGCCAAGCTCTTTTCCAATTATACTGAAATCCCCGTTCAGCGGGCCAAGCCTGCTGTGCGACGCGGGACGCAAGCTGTCGAAGTCTACAGATTCTGTCGGAAAGTTTGCCTGCACACCTCCCGTGGTTTGACAAACTTAGAGAGCCGCCGTCCGTATAATGATGCGTACATCGCATGGAGGGGGAACTGAAGATGTCGCACCAGGGTTCCGTGAAGAAACTGTTGCCGGGAAGTTCAGCACAGGGAGCGAAGCTTCACAGGAGGCTTTTGCATTCCTTCGGGCGGATGGCATTTCTCGCGCTGTTGGCTGTACTCTTGGGACGAGCGTCGATTGAGAATGTGGTCTCGCCGTTTTGCTTGGCCTACTTCGCCGTGCTGACGGAAATCCTGGGCCTGCGGCGGTCGTGGGTCGGGCTGTTTGCCATCGCTGGGGCGTACTGGCACGGCGGCGTGACGCCGGCAGCGACCGCTGCGCTGGCGTGCGTGTTGTACATTCTGCTGCGAAAGCTCATCTTTCGGAAGCGCGATCCCGATATTCACTGGGCGCCCTTTCTGGCTGGTTTCGTCGACGCAGCCAGCAAAATGGCGGCGGTGGGTTCCGTCTGGACGCGGTATGACGTGATGATTGCACTGGCTGAGGGAGCGCTGGTCGTCATTCTCTCGGTCATCTTCATACAGTGCCTGCCTTTGTTTACGGGCCGGAATGCGAATAAAAACCTGCGCGTCGAGCAGGTCATCAGCCTGGCGATCGTGATTGGGTCGGTGATTGATGGGTTGTCCGGCGTCAGCATCAAGGGGCTTACAGTTGGTGACGTGGCCGTGGATTGGATCGTGATCATGCTGGCCACGGTCGGGGGTCCCACGCTCAGCACGACCGCCAGTGTCGTGCTTGGCATCTTGTCCATGATGAGCGGCGCGGGGACGCTGGCGTCCGTCGCGGTCCTTGGGTTTGCGGGGCTGTTGTCCGGTGTGCTCAAAGATGCGGGGCGCATCTGGGTCAGCCTGGTCTTTGTGCTCAGCATGGGCCTGCTGGGCGCGACGCACAAACCAAACTGGACGGCGGTGGAAATGTCCTGTTTGGAGGCCGCGATCGCTGGGCTTTTGTGCGTGTTGACGCCGCGGCAGTTCCGCAACGAGCTGGCGGAATACGTCCCCGGAACGGCGGAGCACCGTCTGTCCGAGCAGCAGCGCGTTCGCCGTGTGCGGAGTCTACTGTTTGAAAAGGTCAACCAGATGGGGCAGGTGTTTGATGAACTGTCGGCCACGTTCGCGGAGGCCATCGACAGTCAGCTCGTGTCCGACCAGCAGCTGCTGAACGATATGGTCGGTGCGGCCGCCAAGAGCGTGTGCGCGGGGTGTCCGCGGCGCGGGCGGTGCTGGGACCGCGAAGGCTACGCGACGTATCAGGCGATTGTGCACACGGTGGCGAAACTGGAGGAATCCCCGGGTGTGCACACACAGGCGACGCAGGACTTGAAAGACCGCTGCGTGCGCCTGGAACAGATGATGCATGTGCTGCGGACGAACCTCGAATTCACGCACCGCGACGCGCAGTGGATCGCCAAGCTGCGGGAGCAGCGCACCTTGGTCGCCGCGCAGCTGGCGGGCGTGGCAAACGTGGTCCGGAGTATTGCCTCGGAAATTGACCAGGGCAATGAAGCGTCGCTGATGGGGGAAGAACACGTCCTGGCAGCCTTGGAGCAGCTGGGTTTGTATGTCGATCACGTTCATATTGTGAGCCTTGAGCCCGGCAAGGTGGAGGTGGAGATCACACAGCCGACGCAGGGCTCCTACGACAACTCGATTCGCGTCATCGCGCCCCTGTTGTCAGGCATCGTGGGGGAAAACATCACAGTCACCAAGACTTACACCGATGAAATGGGCCCGTGCACGAGCGTCTTCACCTCGGCGCAGGTGTTCGACGTGAAGACGGCGGTTGCGACCGTGGCCCGGGACGGCCGACTGGTGTCCGGGGACACCCACGCGGCGGTGGACCTGGAAAATGGACGGTACGTCATCGCCGTCAGCGATGGGATGGGCAACGGGGACCGCGCCCAGAAGGAGTCGAAGGCGGCCCTGGAGCTCTTGAAAAAACTGCTGAAGGCCGGGTTTGATGAACAACTGGCGGTCAAGACGGTGAATTCCACCCTGTTGCTGCGGTCGCGCGACGAAATGTTCACGACGCTCGATATGGCGCTGGTCGACTTGTTTACCGCGCGTGCCGAGTTCCTGAAGGTGGGTTCCGCACCCAGCTTCATTCGCCGGGGCAGTCAGGTGCTGACCATCACCGGGTCCAATGTGCCCATCGGGATCTTGCAGGACATTGAGGTTCAGGCGATTCACGAACAGCTTGCTGAAGGCGACTTGCTGATTCTGATGTCGGACGGGGTGTTCGACGCGCCGAGCGTCTATGACAAGGAGGAGTGGTTCAAGGAGCAAATCGCGCGTCTGGAAACGCGCAATCCACAGCAGATTGCGGACACGTTGATTGAAGCGGCGGTCCGCATCAACCACGGTCAAATTGACGATGACATGACGGTCTTAGTCGCGGAAATCTCCCGTCATCAGCCGGAGTGGGCGGCCATCAAGGTGCCGGGCGTCACGGGCCTGCGGCGCACCCTCGACCGCCGCAAGCGGGGCGCCTAGCACACGCGGCCGCGCGGCCAACGCCCGGGCATGGAGGCCTGACAGCGCGAGCGGGGAATGGCCCCCGGGAAAATTGTCTATACTGGCTACTAATTTCCTTGGGGGTGTGGCCACATGCCAGACAAAATTGCTTCGATTCGTCAGATTCTCGTGATTACGGACGGGTTCTCCAATGTCGGTGAAGACCCTGTTGCGGCCGCTGGGCGTGCGCGCAAGCGCAACATTGCGGTCAACGTGATTGGCGTTGTCGACAGTGGGGAAATGGGCATCAGAGGACAGGAAGAGGCGATGTCCATCGCCGACGCGGGCGGGGGCATGTGCCGGATTGTGCGGCCTGTCGAGTTGTCCGCTACTGCGCAAATGCTGACCCATCAGACGATGCAGTTGACGCTGCAGCAAGTCGTGAATGAGCAGCTGCAGGAAGTGATGGGCAAGCAGACGGAAGACCTGCCGCCGGCCGAGCGCACGAAAGTGATGCAGGTGGTCGACCGGCTGGAGGAAGAAATTCGGCTGGAGCTCGTGGTGTGCATTGACACAAGCGCGAGCATGAAGGAGAAAATGGGCATGGTGCGGGAAGCCGTGCGCGACCTGGCGCTGTCCCTGCAGGCGAGGCAGGGGGACAGTGCAGTCGCCGTGATCGCGTTCCCTGGCGAAGGCGAGGCGCCGACGCGCGTCATCCAGACGTTCCAGCCGGCTGTGGATATGGTGCGGCTGGAGCAGGTGTTCGCGGCCCGGGGCGGCACGCCGACGGGGCCTGCCATTGAGGCGGCCATCGAATTGTTCGCGCAGACTTCCTACAACATGCCGTTTGACGACGGCCCGGCAGACTGGGCGCGGGAGGCGTCCCGGTAGTGATGCTGCGCGCCGGAGACATTGTGCGCACCAAGTGGAGCGGTGTGCGCTATCAAGTCATCCGTCCGCTGGGTTCGGGTGCCAACGGCCAGGTGTATCTGGTGCGCGGGCCGGACGGCGACGCCGCCATGAAGGTGTGCGACCGGGCGGAAGACGTGGCGCTGGAGTGGGGCATCCTGGAACGCGTGGCGAAACACAGCCCGTGGTTTCCGCGGCCCATCCAGCTGGACGACGACCGGGATCGCCCCGGTCTTTATTTTTATGTCATGGAGTCCGTTTCCGGGGAGCCGTTGTCAGACGTCCTGCCAAGGCTCAGTGAACGGGAAGTGCACGGCGTGATGGACCAGATGCTCCAGGGCCTTGCCGCACTGCATCGGCACGGCTATTCGTTTTGCGATTTGAAGCCGGAAAACGTGCTGGTAGAAGCGGCCGGGGCTGTGGTGCGGGTCCGGTTCGTGGACATCGGCGGCGTGACCGCGTTCGGGCGCTCCGTGCGCCAGTTTACCCCCTTTTACGACCGGGCCTTTTGGAACCTCGGTTCGCGCCGGGCGGACCCCCAGTACGACTTGGCTGCCGCTGCGTTCGCGCTGCTCTTTTGCTTGACGTCCCCGCCGCCCCACCCCTTGCTCGGAAAGACGCCCGCGGAGCGGCAGGTGTGGCTGGATAAAGCGCTCCGCCGCGTCCCGCTGGCGCACTATGGTACGTGGCTCTGGGCGCTTGTGCACGGAAGGTTCGCGGACGCCCGCGCGGCACAGGCGGGGCTGCCTGTGCCGCACGACCGGGGCAGGACAGTCGCGCCGCG
Above is a genomic segment from Alicyclobacillus cycloheptanicus containing:
- the yabN gene encoding bifunctional methyltransferase/pyrophosphohydrolase YabN; amino-acid sequence: MSIIHVVGLGPGDLDSLPVRTHRLLRGGHPVFLRTAVHPVVEDLRREGISFSSFDPLYETADDFDQVYRAIAAALLETARGQEIVYAVPGHPLMAEQSVQYLLRDAKDVEVRIEGGQSFIDPVCTLLGIDPIEGLLLLDGTAMQVQQITPGVHLLIAQVFHPRVAGDVKLTLMEVFPDEYPVTVVRAAGVSGMERMETIPLYELDRLDWIDHLTTVFVPAGDAHLQRRDAWYPARLVERLRRPGGCPWDRKQTHESLRPYAIEEAYEVADAIDRGDPDALADELGDLYLQILLHAQIASEAGDFTLRDVFEKLSDKLIRRHPHVFGEDGGTRARSPEEAEAIWAEQKAAEAGGSSQGAAQAHSVLDEVRWGKSAFAVAKALQVKAAEVGFDWDKPEDVLEKLREEVEELADEVTAAQRDEEKLTDEFADVLFTVVNLARWLELDIEKSLSAANRKFARRFAYVESQVKASGLAWSDVDVNTLERYWNDAKISRIPER
- a CDS encoding HU family DNA-binding protein is translated as MNKMDLVNKVAEKTGLKKSQAEQAVNSVFSAIEEALSAGEKVQVIGFGTFETRKRSARSGRNPQTGETISIPESVVPAFKPGNKLKEVIR
- a CDS encoding RNA-binding S4 domain-containing protein, whose amino-acid sequence is MRLDKFLKSSRLIKRRTVAKELCDAGRISVNGRVAKAGTEVHVGDVLTVRYGQREVSVRVVQLVDNPRKEAASQLYEVLSGDGDVIDEA
- the yabP gene encoding sporulation protein YabP; this translates as MSSEANHDIRITGRKQVEVTGISSVESFDASAFVLTTAAGPLHIQGTNLHMKHLDLQAGVVVIEGTLVALEYAAQRGKKRRLVGRILR
- the yabQ gene encoding spore cortex biosynthesis protein YabQ, encoding MTQIQSVLALVAASWILGAVFDIYNTVTGSSRWLRWLRPALDIAFWVAAAGLVCFVMFTTDDGRLRIYTFLLLAAGYLLYRVWFHVRVVRSAFRVVRAIRAVFLGVSRLVYRVVVWPVLAVLGLAARLLHAVYRVLCWVEDGLFVLLSFWLKVIGFLFRGWAAPSRSMRKKIDDRMEGFWTLASNWIRRVSNRT
- a CDS encoding septum formation initiator family protein; amino-acid sequence: MSTRTAATSAANSPHSTSTRSVNRWFRIRYLAVVVIVAWAAYRLWHVEMPQLRALQHQQQTLQTKLTALQQQQTQLKTQVKEYQSKAFIAQYASQNLHLVLPGQVPFTIPAKH
- a CDS encoding S1 domain-containing RNA-binding protein encodes the protein MSIEVGSKLAGKVTGITHFGAFVLLPGGVTGLVHISEISNEYVKDIHDHLKVNDEVTVKVINVDKDGKIGLSIRQAVDNPPPRPARGGGGRHGGHGGPGRQTFEDKLVRFMKDSDERLQALRRSESKRGGRGGRRH
- the cmpA gene encoding cortex morphogenetic protein CmpA; translation: MPQWLCVQLRRAFLNHDARSIQMLNQAFFRYRIAK
- a CDS encoding deoxycytidylate deaminase yields the protein MSWHEFFASQSRVMAARSTCARLAVGCVIVREKRMIASGYNGSIHGDEHCTEVGCKMVDGHCVRAIHAEQNALLQCARFGIATEGADLYVTHLPCLHCTKSLIQAGIKTVYYETAYRPDPYAAELLARAGVPVIQVQSNLALLVQPDGQCSK
- the spoIIE gene encoding stage II sporulation protein E yields the protein MHSFGRMAFLALLAVLLGRASIENVVSPFCLAYFAVLTEILGLRRSWVGLFAIAGAYWHGGVTPAATAALACVLYILLRKLIFRKRDPDIHWAPFLAGFVDAASKMAAVGSVWTRYDVMIALAEGALVVILSVIFIQCLPLFTGRNANKNLRVEQVISLAIVIGSVIDGLSGVSIKGLTVGDVAVDWIVIMLATVGGPTLSTTASVVLGILSMMSGAGTLASVAVLGFAGLLSGVLKDAGRIWVSLVFVLSMGLLGATHKPNWTAVEMSCLEAAIAGLLCVLTPRQFRNELAEYVPGTAEHRLSEQQRVRRVRSLLFEKVNQMGQVFDELSATFAEAIDSQLVSDQQLLNDMVGAAAKSVCAGCPRRGRCWDREGYATYQAIVHTVAKLEESPGVHTQATQDLKDRCVRLEQMMHVLRTNLEFTHRDAQWIAKLREQRTLVAAQLAGVANVVRSIASEIDQGNEASLMGEEHVLAALEQLGLYVDHVHIVSLEPGKVEVEITQPTQGSYDNSIRVIAPLLSGIVGENITVTKTYTDEMGPCTSVFTSAQVFDVKTAVATVARDGRLVSGDTHAAVDLENGRYVIAVSDGMGNGDRAQKESKAALELLKKLLKAGFDEQLAVKTVNSTLLLRSRDEMFTTLDMALVDLFTARAEFLKVGSAPSFIRRGSQVLTITGSNVPIGILQDIEVQAIHEQLAEGDLLILMSDGVFDAPSVYDKEEWFKEQIARLETRNPQQIADTLIEAAVRINHGQIDDDMTVLVAEISRHQPEWAAIKVPGVTGLRRTLDRRKRGA
- a CDS encoding VWA domain-containing protein; translation: MPDKIASIRQILVITDGFSNVGEDPVAAAGRARKRNIAVNVIGVVDSGEMGIRGQEEAMSIADAGGGMCRIVRPVELSATAQMLTHQTMQLTLQQVVNEQLQEVMGKQTEDLPPAERTKVMQVVDRLEEEIRLELVVCIDTSASMKEKMGMVREAVRDLALSLQARQGDSAVAVIAFPGEGEAPTRVIQTFQPAVDMVRLEQVFAARGGTPTGPAIEAAIELFAQTSYNMPFDDGPADWAREASR
- a CDS encoding protein kinase domain-containing protein, translated to MLRAGDIVRTKWSGVRYQVIRPLGSGANGQVYLVRGPDGDAAMKVCDRAEDVALEWGILERVAKHSPWFPRPIQLDDDRDRPGLYFYVMESVSGEPLSDVLPRLSEREVHGVMDQMLQGLAALHRHGYSFCDLKPENVLVEAAGAVVRVRFVDIGGVTAFGRSVRQFTPFYDRAFWNLGSRRADPQYDLAAAAFALLFCLTSPPPHPLLGKTPAERQVWLDKALRRVPLAHYGTWLWALVHGRFADARAAQAGLPVPHDRGRTVAPRSHRRKPARAAGRRRQGTGQGVPGAQAVRGRPSQAVDWTEWVMWISIGTAAVVTIAVWGTLLQ